One region of Nitrospira sp. genomic DNA includes:
- a CDS encoding DUF1295 domain-containing protein, which translates to MRDPLSLLITAWAASAALMVLLWLIERRIRNASIADVGWCYGLALVVWWYAGSGAGEPARRLLVALMISLYAVRLGTHVLIDRVWRKQEDGRYRALRHQWGAHESSRMFWYFQLQAAAIAFFSLPPLVVMQNPHPPFHFWDLIGFLWWAVAVTGEAVADRQLAAFRSKPWNTGRVCRIGLWRYSRHPNYFFEWLHWWSYVWMALAIPTGGWGLTLIGPMVMGVALLKVTGIPWTEAQSMASRGEEYAEYRRTTNAFFPWFPRRISAKRET; encoded by the coding sequence CTGCGAGATCCCCTGTCCCTCCTCATCACCGCCTGGGCGGCCTCCGCAGCCTTGATGGTCCTGCTCTGGTTGATCGAGCGCCGCATACGTAACGCGTCCATCGCCGATGTGGGCTGGTGTTACGGGCTGGCACTGGTGGTGTGGTGGTACGCAGGCTCCGGTGCGGGAGAACCGGCCAGGCGCTTGCTGGTGGCGTTGATGATCTCTCTCTATGCCGTCCGCCTGGGCACACACGTGCTCATCGACCGGGTGTGGCGCAAGCAGGAGGATGGGCGATATCGGGCTTTGCGCCATCAATGGGGCGCGCACGAGTCCTCGCGCATGTTCTGGTATTTCCAGCTCCAGGCTGCCGCCATCGCGTTTTTTTCTCTCCCGCCGCTTGTGGTCATGCAGAACCCCCATCCGCCGTTTCATTTTTGGGACCTGATTGGATTTCTCTGGTGGGCTGTGGCGGTCACGGGTGAGGCTGTGGCCGATCGGCAGCTGGCTGCGTTTCGCAGCAAACCGTGGAATACCGGTCGTGTGTGCCGGATCGGTCTGTGGCGCTACTCACGCCATCCCAACTACTTCTTCGAATGGCTGCACTGGTGGAGTTATGTGTGGATGGCGCTGGCGATTCCTACGGGAGGCTGGGGCCTGACGCTGATCGGTCCGATGGTCATGGGCGTAGCGCTGCTGAAGGTCACCGGCATTCCCTGGACGGAAGCGCAGAGCATGGCAAGCCGTGGTGAGGAATATGCGGAGTACCGGCGCACCACCAACGCATTCTTTCCCTGGTTTCCGCGCCGGATAAGCGCAAAACGTGAAACGTGA
- a CDS encoding patatin-like phospholipase family protein, which produces MSMLLGRSLCCWLATLLLTSVSCTTADPPRVLSPEPRASHTRATLHLGHKELADGRFVGMAFSGGGSRAAVFGAAVMKELDRLGVLQQVDVLSAVSGGALPAASYALEGYRDFNFQNGFAELVGRDFQGAMLGPWYTVPQNAIRYAVTDRVPAEQVIRVLDDRLFRGATFADLNPSKPILLLNSTDALTGDPLVISDERFAELHQPLAPFSIARAVYMSAAYPGVLEPLAISDGEAGRNGSGSLPILAYDGGAADNLGIRTLMQVVESALSERSMMDLFPQGCLVISVDATGRQRNDSRKPLSAAAALLRGHRRNVLELAGIPVSQQDASMFGTFQVGMNGNGGSCRFWHIALRQLPDSDPLGDRVTHIKTNLGLSAEDQAALATAAARLVAKGREEMHQADGWAEFMSARPALLTHP; this is translated from the coding sequence ATGAGCATGTTACTGGGACGTTCCCTGTGCTGTTGGCTCGCGACGCTGCTGCTGACCTCCGTGTCCTGCACGACTGCCGATCCTCCTCGGGTCCTCTCCCCTGAGCCTCGTGCCTCCCACACCAGAGCGACACTGCACTTGGGGCACAAGGAATTGGCGGATGGCCGGTTCGTCGGAATGGCCTTTTCCGGTGGGGGAAGCCGCGCGGCGGTGTTCGGGGCGGCGGTGATGAAGGAATTGGACCGGCTGGGTGTGCTCCAGCAGGTCGATGTGCTGTCTGCGGTATCCGGAGGGGCACTGCCCGCGGCGTCTTACGCGCTGGAGGGGTATCGTGATTTCAATTTCCAGAACGGGTTTGCGGAATTGGTCGGACGGGATTTTCAAGGCGCGATGCTGGGTCCCTGGTATACCGTTCCCCAGAACGCGATCCGGTATGCCGTGACCGATCGGGTTCCAGCCGAACAGGTCATTCGCGTCCTGGACGACCGGCTTTTTCGCGGCGCGACCTTTGCCGATTTGAATCCTTCGAAGCCGATTCTTCTGCTGAACTCGACCGATGCCCTCACCGGCGATCCACTGGTCATTTCCGATGAACGGTTCGCGGAGCTACACCAGCCGCTGGCGCCCTTCAGCATCGCCCGCGCCGTCTATATGTCGGCGGCCTATCCCGGGGTGCTGGAGCCGCTGGCCATCTCGGATGGAGAGGCAGGTCGCAACGGGTCTGGCTCCTTGCCGATATTGGCGTACGATGGAGGCGCGGCTGACAATCTCGGCATTCGAACCCTCATGCAAGTTGTAGAGAGTGCGTTGTCGGAACGGTCGATGATGGACCTCTTTCCGCAGGGCTGTCTGGTCATCTCTGTTGATGCCACCGGGCGGCAGAGAAACGACTCGCGCAAACCGCTTTCTGCCGCTGCGGCTCTGCTCAGAGGCCATCGGCGCAACGTGCTGGAGCTGGCCGGGATTCCTGTGTCACAGCAGGATGCGTCGATGTTCGGCACCTTTCAGGTGGGCATGAACGGAAACGGCGGGTCCTGCCGCTTCTGGCACATTGCGTTACGCCAGTTGCCGGACAGCGATCCATTGGGCGATCGCGTGACCCATATCAAGACGAATCTCGGGTTGTCGGCGGAAGATCAGGCGGCCCTCGCCACCGCAGCGGCCCGGCTCGTGGCGAAGGGCCGCGAGGAGATGCATCAAGCCGACGGGTGGGCCGAGTTTATGAGTGCCCGGCCCGCACTGCTCACGCATCCATGA
- a CDS encoding TldD/PmbA family protein — protein sequence MSGPPWDELAELALSRLCAAGVEYADIRLLDTTTRTITGEDRRIAHIREGTDRGFGIRVLHRGAWGFAASSIISLEEIPRVADLAVEIAKGSASLAITKVHLAPEPVHRDRIVTPCRLDPFAVPLEEQTSLLLNTMDVIQRHPGIARSQASFWAQRDRKLFASSEGSHLEFTLLAVQGECSATAVQDGRFATRSFNSPHLRMGYELIRDTDFAREGARIAEQAVEKVRAPVIEAGRYDLVLDPEHLSLTMHESCGHPSELDRALGYEANYAGTSFLTPDKRGTYRYGSSHVNLVADNTEPQTLAATGYDDDGVSCQKWDIVREGLFVGYCTNREVAPRINEERSRGSNRADSWGSVPMVRIANIGLEPGAATLDELLTDVKRGIYIEGHGSYSIDQRRYNFQFGGDAFWLIENGRRTHMVRDVIYHGITPEFWGRCDGVADRSHRRRYGFITCGKGQPGQSGWMTHAASHARFRRVDVIAGEAKANE from the coding sequence ATGAGTGGACCGCCGTGGGACGAGTTGGCCGAGCTGGCGTTGTCTCGCCTCTGCGCGGCCGGGGTCGAGTATGCGGATATCCGTCTGCTCGATACCACGACGCGGACGATCACCGGTGAAGATCGGCGCATCGCTCACATTCGTGAGGGCACCGATCGCGGGTTTGGTATTCGGGTGCTGCATCGCGGCGCCTGGGGATTTGCGGCCAGCTCCATCATTTCCCTCGAAGAAATTCCGCGTGTTGCGGACCTTGCCGTAGAAATTGCCAAAGGATCGGCCTCGCTCGCCATCACGAAGGTGCATCTGGCGCCTGAGCCGGTGCATCGTGATCGTATCGTCACTCCCTGTCGACTGGATCCCTTTGCGGTTCCTCTTGAAGAACAAACGTCGTTGCTGCTGAACACCATGGATGTGATTCAGCGACACCCGGGGATCGCCAGAAGCCAGGCCAGTTTCTGGGCCCAACGGGACCGCAAACTGTTCGCCTCCTCGGAAGGCTCACATCTTGAGTTCACCCTGCTGGCGGTGCAGGGCGAGTGCAGCGCGACGGCGGTTCAGGACGGACGGTTTGCCACGCGTTCGTTCAACAGCCCGCATTTGCGCATGGGGTATGAGTTGATCCGCGACACCGACTTTGCCCGCGAAGGGGCGCGCATCGCCGAACAGGCCGTGGAAAAGGTGCGGGCGCCGGTAATCGAGGCCGGGCGATACGATCTGGTACTCGATCCGGAACATCTGTCGTTGACGATGCATGAGTCCTGTGGACATCCCAGTGAGTTGGATCGCGCGCTCGGCTACGAGGCGAATTATGCCGGCACCAGTTTTCTGACGCCGGATAAACGCGGCACCTATCGCTATGGCTCGTCCCACGTGAATCTGGTGGCCGACAACACCGAACCGCAGACGCTGGCGGCGACGGGGTACGACGACGATGGCGTGAGTTGCCAGAAGTGGGACATCGTGCGGGAGGGACTCTTCGTCGGATACTGCACGAACCGCGAGGTGGCGCCGCGTATCAACGAAGAACGTTCTCGTGGTTCCAATCGGGCCGATAGCTGGGGGAGCGTGCCGATGGTGCGTATCGCGAACATCGGACTGGAGCCGGGCGCGGCGACCCTCGATGAACTGCTGACCGATGTGAAGCGGGGGATCTACATCGAAGGTCACGGTTCCTATAGTATCGATCAACGACGGTACAATTTTCAGTTCGGGGGCGATGCGTTCTGGCTGATTGAAAACGGTCGCCGTACGCACATGGTGAGGGACGTGATCTACCACGGCATTACCCCGGAGTTTTGGGGGCGGTGTGACGGCGTTGCCGATCGCAGTCATCGACGCCGGTATGGATTTATTACCTGCGGCAAAGGCCAACCGGGCCAATCGGGCTGGATGACCCATGCTGCCTCCCATGCCCGGTTCAGGCGTGTGGATGTCATTGCCGGAGAAGCGAAGGCCAACGAATGA
- a CDS encoding SDR family oxidoreductase, which produces MKPTALITGAGGLIGGYLVRTAARWAPQWNVCGVTRTETDLTDSMQVRELWRRSRPALVIHCAALSRTGACEQDPARARHINVDATRALAAAARDIPFIFLSTDQVFDGAKGWYVETDAVHPLNVYGQTKAEAEQVVLENPVHSIVRIALTAGTSPTHDRSFVEDMLRAAGKGTKLTLFTDEFRCPIPAGPLVRALWEFAAQPRAGLYHLGGSERLSRWEIGELLARRYPELRPWIQPGSVADYHGPPRPPDLSMRSDKMQALLSFRLPGFRHWLNGDFSVGDDPWGTGQ; this is translated from the coding sequence ATGAAACCGACCGCTTTGATTACCGGGGCCGGCGGGCTGATCGGCGGGTACCTCGTCAGAACCGCTGCGCGCTGGGCCCCGCAGTGGAACGTGTGCGGTGTCACCAGGACCGAGACGGATTTGACCGACTCGATGCAGGTACGGGAACTCTGGCGCCGATCGAGACCGGCTCTGGTCATCCACTGTGCGGCCCTGAGCCGAACCGGCGCCTGCGAGCAGGACCCGGCGCGGGCCAGGCACATCAATGTCGATGCGACTCGCGCTCTGGCTGCCGCCGCCCGGGACATCCCCTTTATTTTTCTATCTACTGATCAGGTGTTCGACGGCGCGAAGGGCTGGTATGTCGAAACGGATGCGGTGCATCCCCTGAATGTGTATGGACAGACGAAGGCAGAAGCGGAGCAGGTGGTACTCGAGAATCCGGTCCATTCAATCGTTCGTATCGCCCTGACGGCGGGCACCTCGCCGACTCACGACCGGAGTTTTGTCGAAGACATGTTGCGGGCTGCGGGCAAGGGGACGAAGCTGACGCTCTTCACGGACGAGTTCCGCTGCCCCATTCCGGCCGGACCATTGGTGCGTGCCCTGTGGGAGTTTGCCGCTCAGCCGCGGGCGGGCCTCTATCACCTGGGTGGGAGCGAGCGGTTGTCTCGATGGGAAATCGGTGAGTTGCTGGCGAGGCGCTATCCGGAACTCCGGCCCTGGATTCAACCCGGGTCAGTCGCCGACTATCATGGCCCGCCGCGTCCTCCGGACCTCTCGATGCGAAGCGACAAGATGCAGGCGCTGCTGTCGTTCCGCCTGCCGGGTTTTCGTCACTGGCTCAATGGTGACTTCTCGGTCGGCGACGATCCCTGGGGCACAGGTCAGTGA
- a CDS encoding cytochrome c produces MNMGFVNVLILAMAFAATLPMQSEAGENASPKAAHPAKGKTLFIKHCAGCHGVQGKGDGYKLLGPDPANLTAPATRKKSDRALLATIHEGKPNMPSWKGLLSERDIRNVLAYIRTLPH; encoded by the coding sequence ATGAACATGGGTTTCGTCAACGTGCTGATCCTCGCGATGGCCTTTGCGGCGACACTCCCGATGCAATCCGAGGCCGGCGAGAATGCTTCCCCGAAAGCGGCTCACCCTGCGAAGGGTAAGACGCTCTTCATCAAACACTGCGCCGGATGTCACGGAGTTCAAGGCAAAGGGGATGGATACAAACTACTGGGGCCCGATCCAGCGAATCTCACGGCACCGGCGACCAGAAAAAAATCCGACCGTGCCCTGCTGGCCACCATTCATGAAGGCAAACCGAACATGCCGTCCTGGAAAGGCCTCCTCTCCGAACGCGACATTCGGAATGTGCTGGCCTACATTCGCACCTTGCCTCACTGA
- a CDS encoding transcriptional regulator, giving the protein MLSPGLTPRRRIIELLTGTLLSSHQLAQLLGMPERQVEDHMTHIVKTLSRDPARTFLLEPSECQECTYVFRERTRLTRPSRCPRCRSEAITSPRYGIREHESP; this is encoded by the coding sequence ATGTTGTCACCCGGACTGACACCACGACGGCGGATCATCGAGCTGTTGACCGGTACTCTGTTGTCTTCTCACCAACTGGCGCAACTGCTCGGCATGCCGGAACGACAGGTGGAAGACCATATGACGCATATCGTCAAAACCCTGTCTCGCGATCCCGCGCGGACATTCCTGCTTGAACCGTCGGAATGCCAGGAGTGCACGTACGTCTTCCGCGAACGAACGAGACTCACCCGCCCCAGCCGCTGCCCGCGCTGCCGCAGCGAAGCCATCACCTCTCCGCGATACGGCATCCGCGAGCACGAATCCCCCTGA
- a CDS encoding TldD/PmbA family protein: MTSSITPSWPKLTGRQEFEFLADLVMSHSTGDHTCLSLRDVHGGTTRFANNQVIQNVNQRRGALSITVAFGRQHGTASTTDFTAGAVRETLKQAECIARISPEDPEYLPPVGPQTYLSLPTSRPETSAAGPARRLDYAREAIGQCKMENLNAAGTVSSSTAIVGLAADTGLRAYEERTEARFSLTVQAGEATGWSAAAHRSIDRLHVQERTLAAIIKAKRGADEPQELPPGRYTVILEPAAVAGLLSWMIWMLDAKSFYKGTSPFSRKLNTRILDRRLSLFNQPAHADLLGHGFTSEGLPVIESSWIEAGVLNQLLHDRYTAQEHGIDPLTTLESPYLSGERPVGTRVDDLIRTTQRGILVTNFWYIRPVNPSDLTLTGMTRDGTFLIENGEITSAVRNFRFHESPLRAFNQVETYTAPVEAVTSETGKALVPAMRIHDFNFSSVTRF, from the coding sequence ATGACGTCGTCGATCACTCCCTCCTGGCCCAAGTTGACGGGACGGCAGGAATTCGAGTTCCTGGCCGATCTGGTGATGAGTCATTCGACCGGGGACCACACCTGCCTGTCGTTGCGCGATGTCCACGGCGGCACGACTCGCTTTGCCAACAATCAGGTCATTCAGAATGTAAATCAGCGACGCGGCGCCCTGTCGATCACGGTGGCTTTCGGACGACAACACGGCACAGCGAGCACGACGGATTTCACCGCCGGCGCGGTGCGGGAAACCTTGAAGCAGGCCGAGTGCATCGCCCGCATCTCTCCCGAAGATCCCGAGTATCTTCCCCCCGTCGGGCCGCAGACCTACCTGTCGCTGCCGACCTCGCGTCCCGAAACGAGTGCGGCTGGACCCGCGCGGCGGCTCGACTATGCGCGTGAGGCCATCGGCCAATGCAAGATGGAGAATTTAAACGCGGCCGGGACGGTGTCGTCCAGCACGGCCATCGTGGGGCTGGCGGCTGACACGGGATTGCGGGCCTACGAGGAACGTACCGAGGCCCGGTTCAGCCTGACGGTGCAGGCCGGCGAGGCCACCGGCTGGTCGGCGGCGGCTCATCGGTCAATCGATCGTTTGCATGTACAGGAGCGCACGCTGGCGGCCATCATCAAGGCCAAACGAGGAGCGGATGAACCGCAGGAGTTGCCGCCCGGCCGGTACACGGTCATTTTGGAGCCGGCGGCCGTCGCAGGGCTGCTGAGCTGGATGATTTGGATGCTGGACGCGAAATCCTTCTATAAAGGGACGAGTCCGTTCAGTAGAAAACTGAACACCCGCATCCTCGACCGACGCCTCTCCCTGTTCAATCAGCCGGCCCATGCCGACCTGCTCGGCCACGGATTCACGAGTGAGGGCCTCCCGGTCATCGAATCCAGTTGGATTGAGGCGGGGGTGCTGAACCAGTTGTTGCACGACCGGTATACCGCGCAGGAACATGGGATCGATCCGCTGACGACGCTGGAGTCTCCCTACCTCTCCGGTGAACGTCCCGTCGGCACAAGGGTGGATGACCTGATTCGCACGACCCAGCGAGGCATCCTGGTGACGAATTTCTGGTACATCCGCCCCGTCAATCCATCCGACCTGACACTCACCGGCATGACGCGGGATGGCACCTTCCTCATTGAAAACGGGGAGATCACCTCGGCCGTCCGGAACTTCCGGTTTCACGAGAGCCCCCTGCGAGCCTTCAACCAGGTGGAGACCTACACCGCCCCGGTCGAAGCGGTCACGTCGGAAACCGGGAAGGCCCTGGTGCCTGCCATGAGGATCCACGACTTTAATTTTTCAAGCGTCACTCGATTCTAA
- a CDS encoding NAD(P)H-binding protein, with translation MTTPLMTRRVFVTGATGYLGARLIPLLLERGHQVTALARPESVRRVPTGCQIVVGNPLESGTFVEQVLGADTLVHLVGVPKPAPWKGSQFRAIDGPSAMAAIRAAREAGVRHMVYVSVAHPAPVMRDYIAVRSECEAAIAGAGLVATILRPWYILGPGHWWPVALQPVYRLMEQFPGTRAVALRLGLVTIHEMLMTTLWAIEQPPSGSRVIEVPEIRRLGRSDA, from the coding sequence ATGACGACACCCCTCATGACCCGGCGCGTGTTTGTGACCGGCGCAACCGGCTATCTTGGCGCGCGGCTCATTCCGTTGTTGCTTGAACGGGGTCATCAGGTGACCGCCCTGGCTCGGCCGGAATCAGTCCGTAGGGTTCCCACCGGATGCCAGATCGTCGTCGGCAATCCGCTGGAGAGCGGGACGTTCGTTGAGCAGGTGCTCGGCGCCGATACCCTCGTGCACCTGGTGGGTGTGCCGAAACCTGCACCCTGGAAAGGCTCGCAGTTCCGCGCCATCGACGGGCCTTCGGCCATGGCAGCGATCCGTGCAGCCCGCGAAGCGGGCGTGCGACATATGGTTTATGTCAGCGTGGCGCATCCGGCTCCCGTCATGCGGGACTATATTGCCGTGCGTAGCGAATGCGAAGCGGCGATTGCGGGAGCGGGGTTGGTCGCGACGATCCTCAGGCCCTGGTATATTCTCGGTCCGGGTCATTGGTGGCCAGTGGCGCTGCAGCCGGTCTATCGGCTGATGGAGCAGTTCCCGGGAACGAGAGCCGTCGCTCTGAGGCTGGGTTTGGTCACAATTCACGAGATGCTCATGACGACGCTGTGGGCGATTGAACAGCCACCGTCCGGTAGTCGGGTGATCGAGGTGCCGGAGATCCGTCGCCTCGGCCGGAGTGACGCATGA